The sequence below is a genomic window from Variovorax paradoxus B4.
CGTGCTGGCCAGCAAGGACCTGGATTCGGTTCCCCACATCAAGGCGCTGCGCCAGCGCATCGACACCAAGCTGGCCATTGCGCGCGAGCTTGCCGCCGAGAAGAGCAAGCTGGCCGCCAAGAAGGCCCGCGAAGCGGCCAACACTGCCAACGCCTACGCCCACGACGAACCGTGGCAGATCGCCGGCGCTGCGCTGGCCGTCGGCGTGCTGGTGGGCCTGCTGCTTGGCCGCCGCTGACCTGAACGCAAGCCGCCGCGTCGTCCCTCGCCGAGCCGGAGTCGGCGCATGAGACTGCTGTCCCTGTTCGGGCTCGATGCCCGTTTGCGGCGGCTGCGGATTGCTGCGGCCGAAGGTGCGCTGGCGGCCGAAGACCGCGTGCAGCTGCTGCGCATGGCGTGGGAGGACGAGAAGCAGCGCCTCAAGCTGATGCTCGTCCTGGTGGTGGCCGTGCTTGGCCTCACCACAGTGGCGGTGGCATTGCTCTCGATGGCGGTGGTGGTGCATTTCTGGGAAACGCCCCACCGCATCGCGGCTGCGTGGTCGGTGGCTGGGGTGTGGATCCTGCTCTGGCTGGGCGCGGCCCTGGGTCTGTTCCTGACCCTTCGCAATGCCTCGAACAGCTTCATTCCAGCGCGCCACGAATTCGAACGCGACTGGGCCTGGGTCCAGGACAGCTTCGGGCTCGGCAACGATCCCGACCAGGACGAAGAAGCGCCGCGCCCCCGGCGGCCAGCCACGCGCGAGGAACTGCTCGCCCGCATGGAGCGCCAGCGCGAACGCATTGCCACAATGCAGGGCGCGCGGCCGGCGCAGCCCGGCGGTGCAACGGGTGCTTCTTCCGAAGCACCTCCGGCCGACGAGTCGGCCGCCGCTGCTGCCTTGCGCATTGCCCGGGAGCACCCCGTGGCCACCGGCGTTGCCGCCGCGGTGGCTGTGGTGGTGATCCGTCCCAAGCGGCTGTTGCGTTGGGCGGCGTTCATTGCGCCGGTGCTCTGGCGCATGCGCTGAGAGGGAGCGAAGAAACCGAAGAGCGAAGAAGGCTCAGGCGGCGCTGCGACTCTGCAGCAACGCCTGCGCCGCCTCGCGCACGAGCCCGGGGCCGCGATAGATCAGGCCGGTGTAGATCTGCACCGCGTCTGCGCCTGCGGCGATCTTGGCCTTGGCATCGGCCGCGCTCAGGATGCCCCCCACCCCGATGATCGGAAAACCCGGCCCCAGTGCCGAGCGCAGCTGCGAGATCACGCGGTTGCTCGCCTCGCGCACGGGTGCGCCCGAGAGCCCGCCCGCTTCGTCGGCGTGCGGCAGACCGGCGACCGCGTCGCGCGCCAGCGTGGTGTTGGTGGCGATCACGCCGTCCATGCCGTGGCGCTGCAGCGTGGCGGCGATGACGGCAACCTGGCTCTCGTCGAGATCGGGAGCGATCTTCACGAACAGCGGCACGCGCCGACGACTGCGCTCGGCCAGTGCATGGCGGCGCTCGGCGATGGCGCCCAGCAGGGCGTCGAGCGCCTCGTCGCTCTGCAGCGTCCGCAGATTCGCGGTGTTGGGGCTCGAGATGTTGATGGTCACGTAGTCGGCATGCGGGTACACGCCGTCCAGGCAGGCCAGGTAGTCGTCCACCGCTCTTTCGATGGGCGTGGCGGCGTTCTTTCCGATGTTGAGTCCGAGCCGCATCGGTTTCTTGCCGCTGCCACTCCTGCGGAAGCGCGCCTTCTGCACGTTGGCGAGGAAGGCATCGAGCCCTTCGTTGTTGAATCCGAGCCGATTGATGAGCGCGTCGCGCTGGGGCAGGCGGAACATGCGCGGCTTGGGATTGCCCGGCTGTGCCCTGGGCGTGACCGTGCCGACCTCCACGAAGCCGAAGCCCATGGCGGCAAAGGCATCGATGCAGCGGGCATTCTTGTCGAGCCCGGCCGCCAGGCCCACGCGGTTGGGAAATTCCAGCCCCGCGAGGGTGACCGGATCATCGACGCGCGGCGCGGCGTAGGCGCAAGCCAGCGGTGTGTTCTGCGTGCGGGCCAGTCCTTCGAGCGTGAGTTCGTGGGCGTGCTCCGGGTCGAAGCCGAACAGAAAGGGCCGGGCCAGGCCGTAGAGCGAAGAGGGGAGCAGGGGCATCGGATAATTCTCGACTTCAATGAGCCAAGGATTCTCCGCGATGACTGCACCCGTTTCCCCTTCTTCCGCCTCCGGCGCCGCGAACGGCGCGGGCGCCATCTCCCAGGACGAACTCAAGGCCCAGGTCGGCCGCGCCGCGCTGGCCTACGTGGTCAAGGGTGAAATCGTCGGCGTGGGCACGGGCTCCACCGTGAACAAGTTCATCGACGCCCTGGCCACGATCAAGGACGAGATCAAGGGAGCGGTGTCCAGCTCGGTGGCCTCGACCGAGCGCCTGCGCGCCTTGGGCATCCCGGTGTTCGACAGCAACGAGGTCGAGGAACTCGCCGTCTACATCGACGGCGCCGACGAGATCGACCACCACGGTTTCATGGTGAAGGGCGGCGGTGCGGCGCTCACGCGCGAAAAGATCGTCGCGGCGCAGTCGCGGCGCTTCGTCTGCATTGCCGATGCGTCCAAGCTGGTCGACACGCTCGGCGCCTTTCCGCTGCCGGTGGAGGTGGTTCCGATGGCGGCGCGCCGCGTGATGCGGCAGTTCGAAGCCATGGGCGGCATCGCGCAAGTGCGCGAAAAGGACGGCCTGCCGCTCGTGACGGACAACGGGCAGCACATCGTCGACGTGACGGGGCTGCGGATCGGCGATCCGCTCGCCTTCGAATCCGAAGTGAGCCAGTGGCCCGGCGTGGTCACGGTCGGCGTGTTTGCCCACCAGAAGGCCGATGTGTGCCTGCTGGGCACGCCCTCCGGCGTGCAAACGATGCAGTTCGACTGAAGAAAAAAGGCCGCCAGCTCTGGCCGGCGGCCGGCCGGTTCAGAACTTGATGCCTGCCGGGTTGCTCGGGCTCGGACCGCTGGGGGCGGGCGCGGGCGGCTGCGGTGCAGCCGCCGGCTGCACAGGCTCGCGTGCGGCGGGCGCCGGCTGCAGCGCAACCAGGGGCCGGGCCGGCGGATTGCGGTAGCCGGCAGGCAGGCTGTTGCTCTTCGGATAGCCCGCGGCGTCGAGGTATTGCGACCATTCGGCGTCCGAGTAACCCTTGAGCTGCTGCGAGCCGATCGTCAGCAGCGGCAGCGAGGTCTGGTTACTCAGGCGCTGCAGCGCCTCGACGTCCTGGCTGCTCTTGACGGTGCGTTCCTCGAAGGGAATGCCGCGCGTGACGAGCAGCGAACGGGCCGTGCCGCAGGGCGCGCATTCCTCGCTGCTGTACAGGGTCACGGGGTAGCGCTGTGCCACCTGCCGCAACTCGTAGGGCAGGCCGGCGTTGGCCGGAGGCACGATGCCGGCCTGCGGCGCTGAGGCCGGTTCCGTGCTTGCGGTGGGCGCGCGGTCCGAGAAAGTGACCTTGCCGTTCTTGTCGACGTTGCGGTAGATCGGCTGGGCCAACGCGCCTGCGGCGATCAGCAGCAGGGCGACGCCGGACAGGCGATGCAAGGAGGATTTCTTGTGGATCGAATGCATCGCCCGAGTATCGCAAGCTTCAGGCCCGCATCAAGCGGGCTGGGCCTGTGCCATGCCCTGGTGTCGCAGCAGCGCATCAAGCTGCGGTTCGCGGCCGCGGAAAGCCTTGAACGAATCCATGGCGCTGCGGCTGCCACCGGCTTCGAGGATGGCCTGGCGGTACCTGCGGCCGGTCTCGATGTTTGGCTGGCCATCGGCACCCACCGTTTCCTCGAAGGCAGCGTAGGCGTCGGCGCTCAGCACCTCGGCCCACTTGTAGCTGTAGTAGCCGGCCGCGTAGCCGCCCGAGAAGATGTGGCTGAAGGTGTTCGGCGTGCGGCTGAAAGGAGGCGCAGGCATCACGGCCACCTCGGCGCGCACCTTGCCCAGCAGCGCGAGCACGCCGCCCGGCGGCGCGGCGGCGGCCTGGTATTCGGTGTGCAGCAGCATGTCGAACAGCGAGAACTCGATCTGGCGCAGCGTCTGCAGTCCGCTCTGGAAGTTCTTGGCGGCGGTCATCTTGTCGAACAGTGCGCGCGGCAGCGGCTCGCCGGTATCGACGTGGGCCGTCATGTGCCTGAGCACGTCCCATTCCCAGCAGAAGTTTTCCATGAACTGGCTCGGCAGCTCGACCGCGTCCCATTCGACGCCGCTGATGCCCGACACGTCGCGCTCGTTCACCTGCGTGAGCATGTGATGCAGCCCGTGGCCGAATTCGTGGAACAGGGTGGTCACGTCGTCGTGCGTGAGCAGCGGCGGCTTGCCGTCGACGCCGCTGGCGAAGTTGCACACGAGCTGTGCGACGGGCGTTTGCAACGCGCCGTCGTCCGGGCGCAGCCAGCGCGCGCGCACGTCGTCCATCCAGGCGCCGCCGCGCTTGGCGGCTCGGGCCGAGGGATCGAGGTAGAACTGGCCGACCTTCTGGCCGGCCCGCTCGATGCGGTAGACCTCGACGCTCGGGTGCCAGGTGGGCGCGCTGTCGCGGCGGATGGACACCTCGAACAGCGTCTCGACGATCTTGAACAGGCCGGCCATCACCTTGGGTGCCGGGAAGTACTGCTTGACCTCCTGCTCGCTGAAGGCATAGCGCGCTTCCTTCAGCTTCTCGCCGATGTAGCTCCAGTCCCAGGCCTGGGGATCGGCAATGCCCAACTGCTGCGAGGCGAAGACGCGCAGGTCGGCCAGGTCGCGTTCGCCATACGGCTTTGCCTTGGCCGCGAGATCGCGCAGGAACTTGATCACCTGTTCGGGCGATTCGGCCATCTTGGGCACGACCGAGAGTTCGCCGAAATTCCTGTAGCCGAGCAGCTTTGCTTCTTCCTCGCGCAGTGTGAGGATCTCGTTGATCAAGGCCGTGTTGTCGAAGGCCGGGTCGCCGAGTTCGCTGGCACGGGTGACGTAGGCGCGGTAGAGCGTTTCGCGCAGCGCACTGCTGCGGGCGAATTGCATCACGGGCAGATAGCAGGGCATCTTGAGCGTGAGCTTGTAGCCATCCTTGCCCTCGGCTTCGGCGGCCGCGCGGGCCGCGCCCACCACGTCTTCGGGCACGCCCTCGAGCTCGCCCAGCGCTGCGTAATAAGAGAAGGCGTCGGTGGCGTCGAGCGCGTTCTCGCTGAATTTCTGGCTCAGTTCGGCCTGGCGCTCCTGGATGTCGGCAAAGCGCTTCTTCGCCTCGCCCTGCAGCTCCGCGCCGCCGAGCACGAAGTTGCGCACGGCATTCTTGTGCGCCTGGCGCTGCTCGGGATTGAGGGGGGCCACGTCGATGGCCTTGTACTTGGCGTAGAGGCGCTCGTCGGAGCCCAGGCGGGTCCAGAACGCGGTCACGCGCGGCATCGCCTCGTTGTAGGCGGCACGCAACTCCGGCGTATCGGCCACGGCGTTGAGATGGCCCACGGCGCCCCAGGCGCGGCTGAAGCGCTCGGAGGCCACGTCGAGCACCTTCGAGATCGCATTCCAGTCGGCGGGAAATTCAGGCGCCGTCGCGGTTTGCAGCGCCGCCTCGGCATCGGCCAGCAGGATGTCGACCGCGGACGCCACATGCTCGGGCTTGATGCGGTCGAACAGCGGGAGATCGGTGAAGTCGAGGAGGGGGTTGTTCTTCATGGCCATGGAACTCACTTGGCGGCGCGTTCCGCGGCTTCAAGGGTGTTGACGAGCAGCATGGCGCGCGTCATGGGGCCCACGCCGCCGGGCACGGGGGTGATCCAGCCGGCCACTTCCTTGACGCCGTCGAAGTCGACGTCGCCCGCGAGCTTGCCGTCTTCCTTCCGGTTCATGCCCACGTCGATCACGACCGCACCGGGCTTCACCATGCCGGCGGTCAGGATGTTGCGCTTGCCCACCGCGGCGACGATCACGTCGGCCTGGCGCGTGAGGGCGGCCAGGTCTTGCGTGGCGCTGTGGCAGATGGTGACGGTGGCGTTCTTGGCCAGCAGCATCATGGCCATCGGCTTGCCGACGATGTTGCTGCGGCCGATGACCACCGCATGCTTGCCGCGCAGGTCGTAGCCGATGGATTCGAGCATCTTCATGCAGCCGTACGGCGTGCAGGGCCAGAAGCCCGGCGCACCGGTCATGAGCGCGCCGGCACTGGCCACGTGGAAGCCGTCCACGTCCTTGGCGGGCGAGATCGTCTCGATGACCTTCTGGCTGTCCATGTGCCTGGGCAGCGGCAGCTGAACCAGGATGCCGTGCACCTGGGGGTCGTCGTTGAGGGCGCGGATGCGGTCCAGCAGGTCGGCCTCGCTCATGTCGGCGGGGTAGGTCTCGAGCGTGGCCGCGAGGCCGGTTTCGGTGCTGTCGTTGACCTTGTGCCTGGTGTAGACCTGGCTGGCCGGGTCGCTGCCCACGAGGATGATGGAAAGGGCCGGGTTCACGCCACGGGCCTTCAGTGCGGCGGTGCGGCCGGCGACCTCGGCGCGAATGGTTTTGGCGAGGGCGTTGCCGTCGATCAGTTGGGCGGTCATCGGTTTCGATTTTCCAAGTAAAAACGCCCGCTTGCGCAGGCGTGGGGGACATTCGTCGCTATCGGGGGGAGACAACTGGCTCTTAGGCCTTGGCCGCTGGCGCCGCCTGCCCGAGGGCGATCTTGAGCAGATCGGCCACGGTGTTGGCGTTGAGCTTTTCCATGATGTTGGCGCGATGCGCCTCGACCGTCTTGATGCTGATGCCCAGGTCGTCGGCAATCTGCTTGTTCAGGCGGCCGGCAACGATGCGCTCGAGCACCTGGGCCTCGCGGCCGGTGAGCTTGGACAGCAGCGCATCGCGGCTGGCCGACTGCTGGTGCTGGGTGAAGGCGCCGCGCGCGTGCTCGAGCATGCGCTCGACCAGCGTGACGAGCTCTTCGTCGTTGAAAGGCTTCTGGATGAAGTCCATGGCGCCTTTCTTCATGCTGTCGACCGCCATCGGCACGTCGCCGTGGCCGGTGATCACCACGATGGGCAGTGGAGAGCGCCGTTCGATCAGCCGATCCTGCAGCTCGAGGCCGGTCATGCCGGCCATGCGGATGTCGACGATCAGACAGGCGACTTCGCGCGGGTCGTATCGGGAGAGAAAGGACTCGGCCGAATCGAAGCAGCGAACCCTGTAGTCCTTGCCCTCGAGCAGCCATTGCAACGAATCTCGCACGGCTTCGTCGTCGTCGACGACATAGACAGTGCCCTTCTTCGGAATCAAACTCATGCAGGTACCTTTGCCTCGTCGCTTGCTACGGAACTGGGAGCGTCCAACACCGGAATCCAGAAGGAAAAACGGCATCCGATCACATCCAGACCATTGTAGATGTTCTCCGCCTGCATCCTGCCGCGATGGGACTCGACGATGGTGCGGCAAAGGTTCAGCCCGATGCCCATGCCTTCCGGCTTGGTAGAGAAAAAGGCTTCATACAGACGGTCCATCACCTCGGGAGCCAGGCCCTTGCCGGTGTCCTGCACCGAGAACTCGATGGCGTTGTGGCCCTCGATCAGCTTCGGCAGCACGCGCAGCTCCACGCTTCGGCGCGCGAGCGGACGCTCGGCAATGTCGATGGACTCGGCCGCGTTCTTCAGCAGATTGACCATCACCTGCTCGATCAGGATCGGGTCCACCTGCACCACCGGCAGCCGCGCGGCCACGTAGTGGTTGAGCCGCACGTTGCGCCGCCGCAGCTCGATGCCTGCGAGTTCGACCGCTTCGCTGACCATGGTGGACACGTCGGCGGCCGTGCGGTTGGGCTCGCTGCGCTTCACGAAGGAGCGGATGCGCTGGATGATCTGTCCCGCGCGCTGCGCCTGCTTGGAGGTTTTCTCCAGCGCCGCGAGCAGCGCCTCGGTGTCGATGGCCTGCCCCTTGAGGCGCGACATCATTCCGTTGCAGTAGTTGGTGATGGCCGTGAGCGGCTGATTGAGTTCGTGCGCCACGCTCGACGCCATTTCGCCCATGGTGATCAGGCGGCTCGCGGCCTGTGCGCGGTCGGCCTGCGCGGCGGCCTGCTCCTCGGCATCGCGCCGCGGCGTGATGTCGGTGGCAATCACCAGCTGGGCCAGCCGGCCGTCGACCCATGTCAGGTAGCGCGAACGCACTTCGAGCCACTTGCCCAGGTGCGGCACGAAGATCTCGTTGTTGGCCGTCTGTGCGGCGGTCAGGGTATCGATCGGGAGGCCGGCGTACGGGTCGACGTCGTCGAGGCCTTCGTCATGCGCGTTCGAGGCCGGCACGCCGGCCTGCGCCACCATGCCCAGGTGGCCGACGGTGTCGGAGCCGAACCAGAGGCGGTACAGCTTGTTCGCGAACAGCAGCTCTTCGCTGCCGATGGGCGCGACCGACACGGCGGCGTCGAGTGCCTCCAGCACCGTGGTGAAGCGTTCGTACGATGCCGACAACTGCTCGCGGATGCGCGTGGGCTCGGTGATGTCGGTCATCGACGTCATCCAGCCGGTCTGGTGGCCGCGTGCGTCGATCAGCGGCGATACATAGAGCCGGGCATTGAACACGCTGCCGTTCTTGCGCTTCACGCGCACCTGGAAGCCGCCGGGCAGGGCGCGTCCGTGCAGTTCTTCCTCGAGCCGCTCGTTCATGACTTCGCGGTCCGACTCCAGCCAGTAGGGGAAGGGCGGCGACTGGCCCACCAGTTCGGCCTCGCTCCAGCCGGTCATCGCGCAGAAGGCGGCGTTCACGTAGGTGATGCGCCCCTGCAGGTCGAGCACGCGCATGCCGGTCAGCATGGAGTTTTCCATCGCGCGCCTGAAGTTGGTCTCGGCGACCAGCCGCTGCTGTGCCTGCTGGCGCCGCCGGGTGTGGCGCCAGGTGCCGATCAGCATCCAGCTCGTCAGCACGCTGAGCGCACAGACCAGCCAGAACAGGCCGTTGCCGACCACCCCCTGCGAAGTGCGGTAGGCCTGGGCGCGCAATACCAGCGCGTTGCCGACGGGCGAAACCGGCACCTCGTACTCATTGGTTCTTTCCGTCCAGGGGAGGAGCCGCGTGCCGCTTTCCCTCGGGTTGGCCGTATTGCCCGCGAGCACGCTGCCTTTGGCGTCGAGCAGCGAGACCGCGTAGCGCGCCTGCACTTCCGACGGCATGCCGTAGCGCAGCAGGCCATCGACCGAAAATTCGCCCAGCACCACGCCCGCGAACAGGCCCTGGTCGAAGAGGGGAATGTGCAGCTGCAGCATCGCCGCGGGATCGCCGCCCGCCACCGGCTGGGAGAAAACCGGCTGGCGCAGCTCGCGCGCCAGGGCGTAGTTGCTCTCCACGTCGCCCGGGCGCAGCACGTCGCCGATCAGGTGCTGCTGCGCAGGATGCACGCTCGGCGCCGAATAGCCGGCCTTGAAACGGCGCCGATCGTCGATCCAGGTGACGGTCTGCAGCTCGGGAAACTGGCTCACCAGCGATTCCGCGCGGCTCGCGAATTCGATCGGGTCGATCTCGCGGTTCGAGGCGTCGCGCGCGATGCGCATCAGCTGTTCCTGGCGTTCGAGCAGGCGCAGGCGCATGCGCTGCTGCGCGTATTCGACGTCCCGCCGCACCGACTCCTGCTCGCGCTCGACTTCTTCGGTGCGCAGGTACCAGAACGCCGAAACGATGGCGGCCAGAAACAGCAGCACCGCCGCGATCGGCGCCAGCATGGCGACCGCGTCTTGCAGCACCGGCGTTTGCTGGCGCCACCAGCGGCGCCACCACGAGAGCGGAGACGCATTCACGGCGCTGCGGGCAACCGCCAGCGGAGAGGAAAAAGGCATCCTGCGAGTTTAGGTGATGGCCCCTGTGCCAAGGAGAGAGGGGCCGCAGTGCCATTGATTCCGGCGCGGGCGACTTTGTTTCTAAATTTCATATTGAGAAATTAGCATGCACCATTTGAAATAGAAGTATTTCTATGAGAAACTCCCGCGCGGTGATCGAAGAGCGCACTAAATTACAGCCACAGCCCTAAAGGAGAGACAAGCATGTCGGCAAATCCCGAGAACCTGTTCGGTTCGGCCGCGAACGACGCGGACGCCCAGGAAACCCGTGAATGGATGGATGCACTGTCCTCCGTGATTCAAAGCGAGGGACCTGAACGGGCCCACTTCCTTCTCGAGCAGCTGCTCGAACATGCGCGGCAACACAGCATCGACAAGCCGTTCTCCGCCAATACGGCCTACGTCAACACCATCGAGCCCGACCAGGAAGAGCGCTGCCCCGGCAACCTCGAGATCGAGGAGCGCCTGCGCGCCTACATGCGCTGGAACGCCATGGCGATGGTGGTCAAGGCCAACCGCCACCACCCCGCCGAAGGCGGCGACCTGGGCGGCCACATCGGCTCCTTCGCCTCGCTGGCCAACATGTTCGGTGCCGGTTTCAACCACTTCTGGCACGCCGAGAGCGAAAACCACGGCGGCGACTGCCTCTACATCCAGGGCCACGTCTCGCCCGGCATCTATGCCCGCGCCTACCTCGAAGGCCGCCTGAGCGAAGAACAACTTCTCAATTTCCGCCAGGAAGTCGACGGCAACGGCCTGTCCAGCTACCCGCATCCGAAGCTGATGCCCGAGTTCTGGCAATTCCCGACCGTCTCGATGGGCCTCGGCCCGCTGATGGCCATCTACCAGGCCCGCTTCCTCAAGTACCTGCATGCCCGTGGCATCGCCAACACCGAGAACCGCAAGGTCTGGGTGTTCTGCGGCGACGGCGAAATGGACGAGGTCGAATCGCTGGGCGCCATCGGCCTCGCCGCGCGCGAAGGCCTCGACAACCTGATCTTCGTCATCAACTGCAACCTGCAGCGCCTGGACGGGCCGGTGCGCGGCAACGGCAAGATCATCCAGGAGCTCGAAGGCGAGTTCCGCGGTTCGGGCTGGAACGTCATCAAGCTGATCTGGGGCAGCAGCTGGGACCCGCTGCTGGCGCGCGACAAGGACGGAGCGCTGCGCAAGATCATGATGGAGACCAACGACGGCGACTACCAGGCCTTCAAGGCCAACGACGGCGCCTACGTGCGCAAGCATTTCTTCGGCCGTGACCCGCGCACGCTCGAAATGGTGTCCAAGATGAGCGACGACGACATCTGGCAACTGCGCCGCGGTGGCCACGATTCGCAAAAGGTCTACGCGGCCTTCGACGCGGCCGTGAAGCACAAGGGCCAGCCGACGGTGCTCCTGATCAAGACGGTCAAGGGCTTCGGCATGGGCAAGATCGGCGAGGGCAAGAACACGGTCCACCAGACCAAGAAGCTCGGCGACGAGGACATCAAGGCCTTCCGCGACCGCTTCAACATCCCGATCCCGGACAGCCAGATCTCCGACCTGCCGTTCTACAGGCCGGCCGACGACACGCCGGAAATGAAGTACCTGCACGAGCGCCGCAAGGCCCTCGGCGGCTACCTGCCGCACCGCCGCACCAAGGCCGACGAGAGCTTCACGGTGCCTTCGCTCGACGTCTTCAAGTCGGTGATGGAGCCCACGGCCGAAGGCCGCGAGATCTCGACCACGCAGGCCTACGTGCGCTTCCTCACGCAGCTGCTGCGCGACAAGGCCCTGGGCCCGCGCGTCGTTCCCATCCTCGTGGACGAAGCACGGACCTTCGGCATGGAAGGGTTGTTCCGCCAGATCGGCATCTACAACCCCGCAGGCCAGCAGTACACCCCGGTCGACAAGGACCAGGTCATGTACTACAAGGAAGACAAGGCCGGCCAGATCCTGCAGGAAGGCATCAACGAAGCGGGCGGCATGTCGAGCTGGATCGCGGCGGCCACGTCGTACAGCACGAACAATCGCATCATGGTGCCGTTCTACGTGTACTACTCGATGTTCGGCTTCCAGCGCATCGGCGACCTGGCCTGGGCGGCCGGCGACATGCAGGCGCGCGGCTTCCTGCTGGGCGGCACCTCGGGGCGCACCACGCTCAACGGCGAAGGCCTGCAGCACGAAGACGGCCACAGCCACATCCTGGCCAACACCATCCCGAACTGCGTGAGCTACGACCCGACCTTCGCGCATGAAGTGGGCGTGATCCTGCACCACGGCTTGAAGCGCATGGTCGAGCGCCAGGACAACGTCTACTACTACCTCACGCTGCTCAACGAGAACTACCCGATGCCCGGCCTGCAGCCCGGCACCGAAGAGCAGATCATCAAGGGCATGTACCTGTCGAAGCAGGGCCCGGCGCTGAAGGCCAAGTCGCCCACCGTGCAACTGCTGGGCAGCGGCACGATCCTGCGCGAAAGCTTCGCTGCGCAAGAGCTGCTCGAAAAGGACTGGGGCGTCTCCGCCTCGGTGTGGAGCTGCCCGAGCTTCAACGAGCTGACGCGCGACGGCCAGGACGCCGACCGCTGGAACCTGTTGCACCCGGACCAGGCGCCACGCGTGCCCTTCGTGGCCGAGCAGCTCGCACCCACGGCCGGTCCGGTGGTGGCATCGACCGACTACATGAAGGCGTATGCGGAACAGATCCGCCCCTTCATCCCGAAGGGCCGCACCTACAAGGTGCTGGGCACAGACGGCTTCGGCCGCAGCGACTTCCGCAACAAGCTGCGCGAGCACTTCGAAATCAACCGCCACTACATCGTGGTGGCTGCGCTCAAGGCGCTGAGCGAAGACGGCACGGTGCCTGTGGCCAAGGTGGTCGAGGCGATCAAGAAGTACGGCATCAATGTCGACAAGGTCAACCCGCTTTACGCTTGAACATCAACAACCAACGAACGAACGGCGCCTCACGGCGGGAGACAAACGATATGGCAGCAGTGGAAGTCAAGGTGCCGGACATCGGCGATTTCGATGAAGTCGCGGTGATCGAGGTGCTTGTGAAGGTGGGCGACACGGTCAAGGCCGAGCAGTCGCTCATCACCGTGGAATCGGACAAGGCGTCGATGGAGATTCCGTCGTCGACCGCCGGTGTGGTCAAGGAGATCAAGGTCGCGGTC
It includes:
- a CDS encoding glycine zipper domain-containing protein, whose translation is MSASNNIEAAAEDIASDVRGVLASKDLDSVPHIKALRQRIDTKLAIARELAAEKSKLAAKKAREAANTANAYAHDEPWQIAGAALAVGVLVGLLLGRR
- a CDS encoding phage holin family protein, which gives rise to MRLLSLFGLDARLRRLRIAAAEGALAAEDRVQLLRMAWEDEKQRLKLMLVLVVAVLGLTTVAVALLSMAVVVHFWETPHRIAAAWSVAGVWILLWLGAALGLFLTLRNASNSFIPARHEFERDWAWVQDSFGLGNDPDQDEEAPRPRRPATREELLARMERQRERIATMQGARPAQPGGATGASSEAPPADESAAAAALRIAREHPVATGVAAAVAVVVIRPKRLLRWAAFIAPVLWRMR
- a CDS encoding quinone-dependent dihydroorotate dehydrogenase, whose translation is MPLLPSSLYGLARPFLFGFDPEHAHELTLEGLARTQNTPLACAYAAPRVDDPVTLAGLEFPNRVGLAAGLDKNARCIDAFAAMGFGFVEVGTVTPRAQPGNPKPRMFRLPQRDALINRLGFNNEGLDAFLANVQKARFRRSGSGKKPMRLGLNIGKNAATPIERAVDDYLACLDGVYPHADYVTINISSPNTANLRTLQSDEALDALLGAIAERRHALAERSRRRVPLFVKIAPDLDESQVAVIAATLQRHGMDGVIATNTTLARDAVAGLPHADEAGGLSGAPVREASNRVISQLRSALGPGFPIIGVGGILSAADAKAKIAAGADAVQIYTGLIYRGPGLVREAAQALLQSRSAA
- the rpiA gene encoding ribose-5-phosphate isomerase RpiA, encoding MTAPVSPSSASGAANGAGAISQDELKAQVGRAALAYVVKGEIVGVGTGSTVNKFIDALATIKDEIKGAVSSSVASTERLRALGIPVFDSNEVEELAVYIDGADEIDHHGFMVKGGGAALTREKIVAAQSRRFVCIADASKLVDTLGAFPLPVEVVPMAARRVMRQFEAMGGIAQVREKDGLPLVTDNGQHIVDVTGLRIGDPLAFESEVSQWPGVVTVGVFAHQKADVCLLGTPSGVQTMQFD
- a CDS encoding glutaredoxin family protein, with product MHSIHKKSSLHRLSGVALLLIAAGALAQPIYRNVDKNGKVTFSDRAPTASTEPASAPQAGIVPPANAGLPYELRQVAQRYPVTLYSSEECAPCGTARSLLVTRGIPFEERTVKSSQDVEALQRLSNQTSLPLLTIGSQQLKGYSDAEWSQYLDAAGYPKSNSLPAGYRNPPARPLVALQPAPAAREPVQPAAAPQPPAPAPSGPSPSNPAGIKF
- a CDS encoding M3 family metallopeptidase gives rise to the protein MAMKNNPLLDFTDLPLFDRIKPEHVASAVDILLADAEAALQTATAPEFPADWNAISKVLDVASERFSRAWGAVGHLNAVADTPELRAAYNEAMPRVTAFWTRLGSDERLYAKYKAIDVAPLNPEQRQAHKNAVRNFVLGGAELQGEAKKRFADIQERQAELSQKFSENALDATDAFSYYAALGELEGVPEDVVGAARAAAEAEGKDGYKLTLKMPCYLPVMQFARSSALRETLYRAYVTRASELGDPAFDNTALINEILTLREEEAKLLGYRNFGELSVVPKMAESPEQVIKFLRDLAAKAKPYGERDLADLRVFASQQLGIADPQAWDWSYIGEKLKEARYAFSEQEVKQYFPAPKVMAGLFKIVETLFEVSIRRDSAPTWHPSVEVYRIERAGQKVGQFYLDPSARAAKRGGAWMDDVRARWLRPDDGALQTPVAQLVCNFASGVDGKPPLLTHDDVTTLFHEFGHGLHHMLTQVNERDVSGISGVEWDAVELPSQFMENFCWEWDVLRHMTAHVDTGEPLPRALFDKMTAAKNFQSGLQTLRQIEFSLFDMLLHTEYQAAAAPPGGVLALLGKVRAEVAVMPAPPFSRTPNTFSHIFSGGYAAGYYSYKWAEVLSADAYAAFEETVGADGQPNIETGRRYRQAILEAGGSRSAMDSFKAFRGREPQLDALLRHQGMAQAQPA
- the folD gene encoding bifunctional methylenetetrahydrofolate dehydrogenase/methenyltetrahydrofolate cyclohydrolase FolD — its product is MTAQLIDGNALAKTIRAEVAGRTAALKARGVNPALSIILVGSDPASQVYTRHKVNDSTETGLAATLETYPADMSEADLLDRIRALNDDPQVHGILVQLPLPRHMDSQKVIETISPAKDVDGFHVASAGALMTGAPGFWPCTPYGCMKMLESIGYDLRGKHAVVIGRSNIVGKPMAMMLLAKNATVTICHSATQDLAALTRQADVIVAAVGKRNILTAGMVKPGAVVIDVGMNRKEDGKLAGDVDFDGVKEVAGWITPVPGGVGPMTRAMLLVNTLEAAERAAK
- a CDS encoding response regulator transcription factor; protein product: MSLIPKKGTVYVVDDDEAVRDSLQWLLEGKDYRVRCFDSAESFLSRYDPREVACLIVDIRMAGMTGLELQDRLIERRSPLPIVVITGHGDVPMAVDSMKKGAMDFIQKPFNDEELVTLVERMLEHARGAFTQHQQSASRDALLSKLTGREAQVLERIVAGRLNKQIADDLGISIKTVEAHRANIMEKLNANTVADLLKIALGQAAPAAKA